A window of Glycine soja cultivar W05 chromosome 2, ASM419377v2, whole genome shotgun sequence genomic DNA:
agaaaatattatataactatataatattattaataaatttggcATGGCCTTGAACACAGCTAATTCTTCCCTAGCTACCACTGCCGGCCACCCAAAGGCCATACATAGGTTGGTAAATGGTAACCATCAGTCATCACGCAAGCCAACCAGCCTTTAATTATCAGCTTAATTAAACCCTCAAAttctttcactttcttttaatttctttgaagAAATCCACTCTATGTATATTGCCACTCTGCCGGAAacaatttccatttttttaaatatagaaaTTCTCTCCATTGCAATATTTTGatactttcattttttcaatCCTCATTTTCCCATGTTTaagtttataattatttattgatttttttatcaataaatattagtttttaataGATGATTTTTTGTTAACAAGAGTTGTTAAATCCATAATATCTTTCTCGTCTCCTTTTCTTCGTTAACCACTTAACccatcttatatttttaatcattattctTCCTCAATGGGATTCATATTTCTGGCTAGGAATTGAGTTTAATTTGGTCATGGTCACGGATAACCAATTAGATTGAAAgagatctaaaaaaaattacaatgtaaTTGTCAACTAAGTGTTactcaattaaaaatacatgctaaatttataggaaaaatctaagtttaattcttacaaaacataagagaaagaaaaaatttaagtatGATTAAGTCATAAATTATTGCTctaattatattgaaaaaatatatgttactgTTAAAGAAAATAGTTTAACGGGACATTTTATTGCATGGTGCCGAGCAAAAATGTTATTGCAGGGTACCCCTTGTTCAGTGCAAACAACTATAGGGTTCACAAATCAAGCACAACTACTGAACTACGGCTCTAGGAGTAGGAGGcaccaacaaattaaaaataaaaaataaaaattgacgtTACTTTGCACACGAGAAGAACTAATACTTATTAatcttacaagttacaacatgtatgcaagaaggagaaaaaaagaggAGAGACAAATATCgaataagataaatttaaaataattgtaaagATGTATTATAAAAACAGCATTACTCCAAAAGGGAATAGTCATCTTATGCATAATCTTCctcattttatcaaaataaaaaaataagcaatCTCGTtaacaatattttgaaaaacagtGTTTGTTAAACACTATCAAACAcaatacattaaatatttggctaaaatatctttttcattctcctattttcttaaatatataattttagttctcctattttttaattgaaatatttcatttcttatttttaattttggatccTCATTTTCTAATTGAGACATttatcacttttaaaaaatcaataattttagttattatgaTTAATAAGCGTTGATCAACtcttaattatgtattttgtaaataaagaCGGATACACAtctattaattatttacatgataaatatttttttaaaattatttaatttctaacaaactaaatttattaaaaaaagaattaaaaaagtatatagtcaactatgaaattgaaaaaacagattaaaatcacaattttttttaaaagtaggtgatgaaatttttaactaaaaaatagggaattaaaaatgtgaatttttaaaaaaataaaagacaaaatattttaattaaaaaatatgatgactaaaattatgaattaaaaaaataaacaaaaattacattttaatctaaatatttttattttttattataaaataacatttataatataataagtttTCCTTTGTCATTAATATACTTTTGATTCTTTGAGCATTCTTCATAGATAAAGAGCTTCCAAAAGGCCTGGAAACGGGTTCAGCTGCAAAGAATAACAGCAGCAAGGTCCCACTTTTTGTTTTCAAGTTAAGATTAACCAAACATTCAACGACTCACAACAAGGGAAGAATCATGGCAATTAACGGTGAAATTGGAATTGGGCTAGCACCAATGCCCTCACTGAGATAACTTGGCTTTTGGCTGCTGACCAATTAATACTGCTTAATATGTaacttttattcttataaatcaCATGTATCTTCGATGATTAATTCTGGCAcagtaaacttttttttctgaGTATTTAAAGCATTTGTACATTTAAAACTTAAGCTTGAAATTTctgattaaactaaaataatttcatgttCTATGTTATATGCCCTCAACTCCTCAAGCAAGTCTTCATCATAAATATCATCAACAATGCACATTGATTACCACCATTCATCAAAGTGGAAAACTGGAAAGAATCATTTTGATTAGCTACCAAGCCTGTGCTTATTCCCTGCAGAGAGGAAAACAAGACACTGATCTGATGAGTCCAATCCAGCTTATGAGTTTTGCatgaataatatgataaatagaGGAAGACAACAAGgaggaaacaaaaaaacattacttGTGGATTGACTTCAACTGTAGGTGATTAATCAAAAATTGTTTGGCTTGGCAAGAGCCAAAATCAAGACCTAAACTGATGGTGCCACCACCCCCAAAGCGGAATATCTTGTGTTAAAATTTCATAATACTAACATTTATCAcgtgaaaatttgtcttgttcttttttttgtttagaagTACTCATAAATTTTGATAGACCGTACCCCAACAACATATACAATAAAGGAGATAGACAAcaattttagtatttaaatCCATCAGTTGCCTGCCTCCATGTTACATATTCTTGGATTATTTGGACAGTTATAGTCTGTCaattatattgatattattaatCTCAATTATGTGATCATTATGTTAATGTTTATtggaattaatattattattgtagaaaaatattagtaatatatTGATGCAGTAGAGTGGCAGACTTTGTGAGACTCAGATCGACGTACTATAATAATAAGCAACTGAGCCCATATAAATTTAACACAGAAAGTGATCCATGTTTCTTTCCACTGTGCAGTCAGTGCATTATAATTGCTTCACTGAAACTGCATAAAAGACATTAGGATCCATTCGAGCGAGTAAGGCGCCAAACTATCACTATTCCacaacaatatataataaagtCTAATTAACATGGTTGATATAAGTGATACTAGTTTATATCTTTTAATCAAGTGTGATTCTTGGTTATGAAATAAATGTTGTTAATTAGGAGAAAAATATGTACTCATAATTTCcgataaaaattgataattactTCTAACAAGAAAtatatcatgataaaaaatatatatatcacagATCTAGGAACATTAATCTGTTGTATTATCATCATCTCAATCaattcagaaagaaaaaaaaaaaccaacatcTCATTCACAGCTCTGACAAGCCTGGCCGGCCAAAAGGCTCCAACCTTCATGTTGAGTAGCAATGAGCAGTGTCTTCGATCTCGTTTCCCCGAGTCCACAGGTAATAACAAGCTTCTCTATTTGTGGGTTATATTATttctacatttttatttttttatcttgatcTCCAACAACATCAACTATTTTATTTAACGTTTCCCTCTTCTTTTTAATTAtgcaaaaatatacataaatttgGTACACATTTTTTCTCACATTTTTTGTCATGGTGTTGCTTTAAATATTGTGCTATACTTGCATCCTATCCACCCAAGACTTGCCTCAACAATGGCCATCCATGCTAACCGCCCATGTCTTCCTTTAACTTTAACATagcattatttatattataagtgCAAAGTGCAATGACATGCCAAATGCTCCACGGATTCTGTCTCTGCATTACAAAGGTACATCCATCGCCAACATTTATTCATTTTGATTTGACATGAGCCTCTGTCCATCAATATATCTCGTAACATCATTGTCAATTATCATAATTACTATgccaattacttttaaaattgagAAGTAGAAAAAAAGTAAGAGTACAAATGTATAATGTTTgtcaatttcatttaaattttagtttgatctttcaattgttatttaatttagtttttcaaattattttatgtcatttttttttgaaaaatatgttaTGCACCAAACAGTTTTATACTTAGACGGTAATTCAATAAcatctatattttaaatttattgatttttattatacttaatcttaaaattaatattttttttaattatttttaataagagaTATAAAATGATTGagtgattaaaaaagaaaaaaagttgtaggtttaatttttctcctactaataaaaactaataaactaataattaacatttttcggtaaatttttattggttaattgtataagtttttatattaacagTGTATAGCAATTGATGAAAGATTATTACGATATTATCTTCATATTATTTGTTGCTGAAGCCTAAATATATCCGATGTTCAACAAAGCTTTAATATTATGTCATGTTTAACTACACACCATGTCTGTATCTGCACTACCATTGTTCGAAAATCACAGCATCAGCTACTCATGGaattcgccgaagaagaaagaGTATAACGGACTTCACATTGAATTATGGGCCGTACTGactctttgtttttttcctGTTATTTTTGAAGTATACACTATTAAtggaatatatataatttataacattgcctattaattgatttttgttcTTAGTCAAAATTGGGCAATAACAACCAACAACTTGATGGTCCTCCACACAAAATGCTTAGTATTCAGACGGATATCCATATTCCACAAACGTTTCCATAGGTGAACATGTGCTGAGAAGACTCCAAATTCCAAACACTCATTACTACATTTATTACATGGAATATCGAATTTgattcttaggcttttacttcAAAAAAGTAAAGCGATGAATTGTAATTACTAATATATCGAAAATTTCCAAGTAACTAGAGAGAAGACTAATAACCCCTTCTCATGTATCCATTGGGAATTGTCGGCATGATTCCCTGGATTTCAGAATAGCCAAGACATAGTCCAACTGTCCAAGCCATCTTGATTGAAGACTTTCCTATATTGTTCCTCGTTCCAACCTTGTGGATGCTCAAGAAAATACTACTTAAACTTTAATTATTatgtgatataaaaaaatttgtatttttaattcgtTAAAATTGAAGCATATTTGTGGGTAGTAATTTAATAACTTTTCCTAgaaaaatttctttcatttgatCAAGGTCAGGGATTATCCATTGGGCTGAAGCAAGATATCTCAAACCAGATCGTCATTATGTATAGTGAAGAAAAATAGTGTAACTGTACAAGCTATTTGGTGCCTCATGTTCAATGCAAACAACTATATGTTCTACAGTTCTAGGAACAACTACAGCTATAGGTGGCACCAGCAAATACAACAATTTGATGTAACCATTTACGTGAGAAGAATTTGTCAAGCTCATTACCGCACTACTGAACGCAAAGAATCCTATCTGCAACAGCAAGGTCCCACCATATATGTCAGGGGCAACATTAATAACCTAACATTCCCTGATTCACATGTGAAGAATATTAATCCTCTCAACAAGAGAAGAAGCACAAGCAACCAATAACTCAAACCGTGCTCTCAAAAGAAACTTGGAATTGTGCTAGATGCCTTGACTTTGGCTTAGATGAAGCACCAAGGCCTTGAAGCAACTTCAAGACATCAGCAGGATCATCAAGATAATATTTGGCCTTGCTAGGTTTCTGACCTACAGTGCAGGCAAAGATCTCAGGAACTACTGGCAATGAAGGGCATGAAACTGTCCTTAGTATGCTCTCAAACATGTCTTCATCAGAAATGTCATCTCCCACACACATCACAAAATCTGGTGGATTGCCATCATTAACCATAGTGGAAAGAACCTTTTCAGCCACCAATCCCTTGTTTAATCCCTGCAGAGAATTGAAGAAGACTTTGATAAGTCCAATCAAGCCTATGAGCATAGGAAGATGACAAGGAGGAATTGAAAGAACTTTACCTGTGGCTTGACTTCAACAATATGCTGGCCCCTGATAACAACTGCAGGTTCATTAGCAAGGACACTTTCCAGATGATTTAACAATTCTTTGGCTTGGCATGAGCCAAAATCAGGGTCTGCATCTTGATGATGCCAGACCAAAGCACTTTCCTTAGTTTCAATATTAGATCCATCAGTTGCCTCTGTATACAACTGCATGACAGGTTCCACAATCTTTTTCCAATCAAGATCAGGAGACAAGGGACTGGTTTCCCATTCAGAATCTTTACTCCACCTGCAACCACAAAATGAAGAgccacacttttattttttgttttggaaggaagaaaaaatggaAAGGGTATATGGTACCCGAATCTTTCTAACACTTAAATACACACCTTAGAAAGTATCCGTGTTCAGCTGCAAGTCCAATCATTTTGCATGAAGTAAACCAATCACTTAAAGAATCTCTTCCCCTTCCACTCACAATGAACACAGTATTTTTAGGATCATTGCACATATCATTTAGCATGGATATGACTTCAGGGCTGGGGGTCTTATTTATAGAAGATTTTGGTACGATAGTACCATCATAATCAAGAAATATGGCTCTTCTACCAGTTCTTTTGTATGCTGAAACAATGTGATCAACAGACAATTTTCTAAAACCAGGAGAAAGAGAAACAACTCTAAACCCTAGGCCCAAACCCATTCCCCAGCATCTTTTGGTGTAATGATCTTTGCATGCTCTCTCCAAATCCTGCATAAAGCTGCGTGCCCAATATGCCACATCATGAGAACTGATGTACCTGTAGTGTTTCTCATGCCTCAATTGCTTCTCTGAATCATTCATAGTAACAGCTGAATACAGAGCATCAGCGACAGCATCTATGTTCCATGGATTGACCCTGATTGCTCCACTTAGAGAAGGAGAACAACCAATGAACTCAGACACAACAAGCATGCTTGTACGAGGAGAATCACTTTTTCTAGCCAAAGCTTTATCCATCTGTGCAGTTCCTTGTCGACAAACAATATATTTGTATGGGACTAAGTTCATACCATCCCTCACAGCATTGACAATGCAACATTCGGCTACAGCATAATAGGCACTCTTCTCAAAACGAGGAACAGGACGATCAATGAGAATTACAGGCCGATAATTGATTGAGCCATAAGTATCATTAATCCTCTGGGCAATTAAATATGTTTCCTTCTTTGCTTCCTGAACATCCTTGCCTGAACTCCTAGCAGGATTCACAATCTGTACTAGGACAACTTTGCCCTTCAAATCACGATTCTGCTGCAGCAGCTGCTCAACAGCTAGAAGCTTCAGACTGATGCCCTTAAAGATGTCCATGTCATCAACACCAAGAATTACCTTCCTACCCTTGAACTCTTCCTGAATCTCTTTCAATTTAGCTGATGTAGATTGAAGATTTAATACAGATTCAAGCCTACCCATATGAATGCCTACAGGcagaattttgataaatatagtACGGCCAAAgtaatcaagtcctatatgtcCTCGTTTAGATTCATAGTCAAGACCTAGCATTCTTTTGCAACAAGAGAGGAAGTGGCGAGCATAATCAAATGTATGGAAACCAATTAAATCAGAATTCAACAAACCCCTCAGAATTTCATCCCTTACCGGCAAAGTTCGGTAAATTTCAGATGAAGGGAAAGGACTGTGAAGAAAGAATCCAAGCTTAACGCGATTATACCGCTTCCTCAAAAATGTAGGCAAGACCATCAAGTGATAGTCTTGAACCCAAACAAAATCGTCATCAGGATTGATTATTTCCATAACCTTGTCTGCAAATATTTTGTTTGCAGAGACATAAGCCTGCCACAACAAGCGGTCAAACCGATCACCATGATCAGGGAACATAGGTAGCATGTAATGAAAGAGAGGCCAAAGCTGCTGTTTGCAAAAGCCATGATAAAACTTCTTCTGGACATCATGGGGTAGAAAGGTAGGTATGCAATTAAAGTCCTCCAGTAATTTCTGAGCAACTTGTTCCTGCTCATGGGCATCTATTTCAACCTTGAGGGATCCCACATAGATCACCTCAGTGTCAGAAGAGAAACCATCTTTTAATTGCAACAGAATAGAATCCTCATCCAAACTGAAACACCATTTACCAGTTTCAATATCTCTTTTGGCCTGCAATGGCAACATGTTTGCCACAAGGATTTTCCGCTCCCGATAACCAGAAGAGCTAACATCAGAATCCCCATCATATCTACCATAAACATCCAGGTCAGAAATAACTCCAGGAACTGTCATAATCCTTGGAATAGTTCTTGGCATGTGAGGAATATCCAGTAAACCTCCAGCTAAGTCTAGTAGATTAACATATGATCTTGATGCCATGAATGATCCAAGGGAATCTTTTCTTTAATGCCTTTTTTCCTAtcaattcacacacacacacaaaagtagttaataaataaattattagaagAAACACACATTCTAACCCGTATCCTACCAAATATTAACAGATAATTGTGCAAATTTATCTACTGTTATTCTCAGTTGTGATTCTTTCCAGGCACATTTGGTAGCTTCGTTCTTAGAGTTTATAAAGGCACTTGGACAGATTACTCGAACAATAGCAATTagaaaaacttgttttttttttgtattaaaaaaatagttaaaaaaccATTCATTAATGCACACAATAATAAGTTGCAACTTAAAACATAAATTTCCAGGCTACGAGTATTCCTACATAACACAGAATAAGATATTCTCCACAGAACTATGATGAATTGATCAAGGTAGTTCAAATTGTGGACTACTGACTAATGAACAGCAGAAGGTGACTTGCAATAATTCATCAAGGAATGCTAACTCTAACAAATGGATCTTATGATAAACAGTTTGGACAACATTAAAAGGGTCATTAGGATTGCTATTTGTTGTAAACAAAACAATTATTCCGTAAGCAATTAGCAATAACTAGGTAACATAATTTACCTCTAGGCTCCCCAAACCCAAAGAAAACTAAAAGCAAATAAACAAATGACTATATTTGAGAACTCTGGAAAGTAAggccaaaaataaaaacttaaccatggacaatattaattacatatatGATGTAATTTTTTCACTAGATCACCAAAAGGGAACATCATCGACACAAGAGTCAAACCAAGCTACACATCCATATAAATCTAATTGTAGCACCTCATCCTTATTGACACTAGAAATCAGAAAACAAATAGAATCTAGATTAAGAATTCTGTAACGGCAAGAACGGGTAGAAAAAGTGCCTTTAAACAGGAAGATTCAATTCTGATAATAACGTATCTACTCTGTTTAAATGTAAATCTCATCATGAATCAGATGGATCCACTTTCCATAGCCATGCCTTCAATGttaatacataataataataatagtaatagcaATACACACAAATTCCATTCCACAGAGTTTGCATACGCACCCATTTTCAGAGTATTGACTCCAAAGTTGAAACAACAAAGCCGGTACAATTATCAACAAAGTAACAGGTAAAAACTGTTCAGAATTTTGAGATTTCAGATGATTTCAAAACACGCCTGaaatacccaaaaaaaaaatcccctaAAATCACAATAACCGGTAAACCATTGATTCTGTAGAATGATGAAATTGGATAACTacaatcaaataataa
This region includes:
- the LOC114380117 gene encoding probable alpha,alpha-trehalose-phosphate synthase [UDP-forming] 9 — protein: MASRSYVNLLDLAGGLLDIPHMPRTIPRIMTVPGVISDLDVYGRYDGDSDVSSSGYRERKILVANMLPLQAKRDIETGKWCFSLDEDSILLQLKDGFSSDTEVIYVGSLKVEIDAHEQEQVAQKLLEDFNCIPTFLPHDVQKKFYHGFCKQQLWPLFHYMLPMFPDHGDRFDRLLWQAYVSANKIFADKVMEIINPDDDFVWVQDYHLMVLPTFLRKRYNRVKLGFFLHSPFPSSEIYRTLPVRDEILRGLLNSDLIGFHTFDYARHFLSCCKRMLGLDYESKRGHIGLDYFGRTIFIKILPVGIHMGRLESVLNLQSTSAKLKEIQEEFKGRKVILGVDDMDIFKGISLKLLAVEQLLQQNRDLKGKVVLVQIVNPARSSGKDVQEAKKETYLIAQRINDTYGSINYRPVILIDRPVPRFEKSAYYAVAECCIVNAVRDGMNLVPYKYIVCRQGTAQMDKALARKSDSPRTSMLVVSEFIGCSPSLSGAIRVNPWNIDAVADALYSAVTMNDSEKQLRHEKHYRYISSHDVAYWARSFMQDLERACKDHYTKRCWGMGLGLGFRVVSLSPGFRKLSVDHIVSAYKRTGRRAIFLDYDGTIVPKSSINKTPSPEVISMLNDMCNDPKNTVFIVSGRGRDSLSDWFTSCKMIGLAAEHGYFLRWSKDSEWETSPLSPDLDWKKIVEPVMQLYTEATDGSNIETKESALVWHHQDADPDFGSCQAKELLNHLESVLANEPAVVIRGQHIVEVKPQGLNKGLVAEKVLSTMVNDGNPPDFVMCVGDDISDEDMFESILRTVSCPSLPVVPEIFACTVGQKPSKAKYYLDDPADVLKLLQGLGASSKPKSRHLAQFQVSFESTV